A segment of the Oncorhynchus tshawytscha isolate Ot180627B linkage group LG06, Otsh_v2.0, whole genome shotgun sequence genome:
cctaccggggaactgccttgttcaggggcggaatgacagatttttaccttgtcagttcggggttcgaccactaggctacctgccgtccattACTCTGAGACAGGAACACActcacaccctttaaacccccctATGCTCTTTTGAGACCATTCTCtcaagtcactgagatctcttctagccatggtagcctaAATAATgtgcaactgggcatttttatacataaccctaagcatgatgggatgttttaATGGCTTAAtcaactcaggaaccacacctgtgtggaagcacctgctttcaacatactttgtatccctcattagctcaagtgtttccttttattttggcagttacctgtatgttgttatgtttTTCATTCTATTACCTCAAACCTTTGAGGTGGGATTATTTTAGATTGAACAAATACCGCTATGTGCCTCCATGGGTGCGGCATGCACAGCAGATACCACGTGCTCCATAGAGGATGAGTGCGCAATTGCTGAACATTGTTTGCTCCATCCCTCTTGCTCCATAAGGTAGTGGGCTCTCCATGGATACTGTAATTCGGAGCCTGCTTCATGGGTCATGGTTATTGTGTGCCCAACACACCTGTACGTACAGTACCATTTCATTAAAGTCCTCCAAACTGGTGCTGCTGTAcattggagggggggggggatttggGGTTACCATGATGCACAAACAAATGACATTCCCATGGCGACGGCTGCTTGGTGTCAAGTGCAGTGTCATTGAGAGACACTCGGAGTATGGCCACActgagataaagggagagagagaccgaggggaggaaagagtgagtggggggggggtgatcGACTTGAGTTTGGTTTGGTGTGTTCTCATAGATTTCTTTGAGGGATTTTGAAACTGTGGCTGCAGTTAGTAGagagaaacaccagattttcctgtctctctcacacacacacacacacacacacacaccctaccgtATTTCCTCCTTCCTGTGCTTTGTCATGTGGCCTTCGCCTCAGAGAACTCATGTTTTGGGGGACCCGAGGTCAAGCCTTGTCTGAGTTTGTAAGCGTCACTGTGCCCAGCAGAGCAAAGAGCGGGAACAGTCTGCTTTCTTTCAACTCAAACCCACATTCACACGATAGCTAGCTACTGAAATATAtgaaaacatacagtacatacactaaGATATATTGTATACTTTAATATAGCTCAGTGGTTcccaaatgtttttgctttgtcccaCCCAAGGGCTTTTGAATTGTCTTGTTTACCCACCAGAGAAACCATGTCTATAGCCATAACATAGCTGGTATGTTTTCCCTTTAAATAATCAAATGTTGACTGATTCTGTCCATCTGTAGGTAATGCAGGTTGTGCGTGAACAGATCACCAGGACTCTGTCCAGTAAGCCCACGTCTCTGGAGCTGTTTAAGAACAAGGTGAATGCCCTGAACTACAGTGAGATCCTCAAACTACGCCAGACGGAGCGGCTGCACCAAGAAGAGACCCTCGCCCCGCCTGTATTGTAAGTCCTTAAATTGTTCAGCAGAATCTTTTTCTTGCTCtctctatgacacacacacacacacaaccctcgtAAGCCTGTACTTCCTCCAATGACCCCTAGAGGGCAGGGATCAGCCCCTtttagtgtatgtgtatgtatacttACACCTGTATTTGTACCATTTGTCTCTAGTCCAGAGTATTTTTCACCCCTATGGAATCAGAATCAGTGCTGTTGCTCTGCGTCTGCCCTGTTTGTCAccaaacagcttggaaatgtcATGTGACTCTCCCAGTCACAGGTCCACAACCCATTCTACCCATTCCCAGTCAAACAAGTAGCACTGATCCTACCTACTTGTCCTCGTCCTATCTGATCCATATCTATTCCAGTGTCTGACCTTCTAATACGTCAAATAAAGCTCATCGAAATGAATCATGTTGAGTGCGTCATGGTACTTGCGGTGGGCGtgactctctctacccccctctgtaGAGAGCTGAAGGAGCGTCTGAGGCCAGAGCTGTTGGAGCTGATTCGCCAGCAGAGACTGAACCGCCTGTGTCAGGGAACCCTCTTCCGCAAGATCAGCAGCCGACGCAGACAGGGTGAGATCACTCGCACCTCTGTGAGAGGGGTGGACAGGTTAAGAGCATACGCGTTAGAACTCGAGAGGTATAAGAATAGGGGGAAGCTGGACAGCACGACACGGTGAAACATAGGAAGACTAATGAAGGACGGTAGAGGAAGAGATAGCTGGCCTTTCTTACACCATGCtgccaattaaaaaaaaatatatatttttttaaattcaataaaaaataaattattgGTCATTTCAGATAAGTTGTGGCACTGTCGCCTATCGCCCAATCACAAAGTCCTGCACTTTGGCGACGTGGAGGAGGAAACAGAAACACCCACCATCGAGAGTCTCCAGGAGAAGAGTGAGTTATTACTCACAGCAATATACTCTTCCACTGTAGCCTTGACACTGCCTTGACCATAGAGATTCTATTAAATTAGTGTTGTCGCCCCTAATTCTATGGCCTCGACACTGAAATGACATCGCGCTCTGTCATTGGCTCTGTGTACGAAGCTGAGGGGTGCCGGTAGACCTgctcttcctctttttctctgGCAGTTCCTGTGGCAGATATCAAAGCACTGCTGACGGGGAAAGACTGCCCTCACATGAAGGAGCACAAGGGCAAACAGACCAAGGTTAGTGCACCATCATCACCAGCACCACTTTCCCTACCGACAACAGCCCCTGAACACTCCCTCGGCCCTACCCCGCCCCGACTTCCTCTTTCACACTATGTACCTGGCCCTCCATAAACGGCATTGTGCTGTGTCATTCTTCTGCAGGAAGTGTTGGCACTGGCGTTCAGCGTCACGTATGACGTGGAGGAGTACAGCCTCAACTTTATCGCCTCGTCCAGAACCGACGTGAGTAGTGATGTCATGTCACAGGAATATCTGTACTCATTCACATagataattctctctctctctctctctcttttcccagagTTAAATCCtacatctttctctctcgctctcactgtgTTTCTCTCTTGGTCTttatcgctcgctctctctcgtccctcttaATTTAAATTAAACTTGGTGTGGAAAGTTAAAACGCATACATTACCAAAGTAAACATTATGGTCGAATAACAAAGGTGATCTCTGTGTCGCTCTCAGTTCTGCCTGTGGACGGATGGACTGAGCGTGCTCCTGGGACGGGACATGAGCAGTGAGTGCATGAGGAGCGAGCTGGAGACCCTGCTCTCCATGGAGATCAAGCTCCGCCTCCTGGATCTGGAGAACGTGCCCATCCCAGACAGTGCCCCGCCGGTGCCCAAACCCCCCAGCAACTTCAACTTCTGCTACGACTTCAGCCAGGCTGAGCAGTAGGCCATGGCAGGGCAGAGGAGTAGACCTGGGGCCTGTTCAGGAGGATGTAACGTTACAGAATGCTCAGCTAGAAATGTATGAATTAGAACAGATATGGTCTTGTCGTCTGTAGAATAGGCAATTGTGTCAgctctattcattatatttctatttgCAACGTTTGGAATGTTTCATGTCATTAAATGCACCCTAGTAACGACCAAGCCTGTAGACATCTACACAGCAGGAGTGGA
Coding sequences within it:
- the LOC112252591 gene encoding engulfment and cell motility protein 3-like isoform X2, whose amino-acid sequence is MEVMQVVREQITRTLSSKPTSLELFKNKVNALNYSEILKLRQTERLHQEETLAPPVLELKERLRPELLELIRQQRLNRLCQGTLFRKISSRRRQDKLWHCRLSPNHKVLHFGDVEEETETPTIESLQEKIPVADIKALLTGKDCPHMKEHKGKQTKEVLALAFSVTYDVEEYSLNFIASSRTDFCLWTDGLSVLLGRDMSSECMRSELETLLSMEIKLRLLDLENVPIPDSAPPVPKPPSNFNFCYDFSQAEQ
- the LOC112252591 gene encoding engulfment and cell motility protein 3-like isoform X3, with translation MQVVREQITRTLSSKPTSLELFKNKVNALNYSEILKLRQTERLHQEETLAPPVLELKERLRPELLELIRQQRLNRLCQGTLFRKISSRRRQDKLWHCRLSPNHKVLHFGDVEEETETPTIESLQEKIPVADIKALLTGKDCPHMKEHKGKQTKEVLALAFSVTYDVEEYSLNFIASSRTDFCLWTDGLSVLLGRDMSSECMRSELETLLSMEIKLRLLDLENVPIPDSAPPVPKPPSNFNFCYDFSQAEQ